ACATTTGAATTACTATCTAATGAAAAAAGTTTTGATTTTAAGGGAAATTGTGAAGGTCGTGATGTTTTATCAGGTAATTTTGACGTAGTAGTGTGTGACGGGTTTACTGGAAATATATTATTAAAATTTCTTGAGTCTGTGGGAGGCGTTTTATTAGATATTTTGAGAGCTGAGCTTCCAAGAGGAAGACGGGGTAAAGTTGGTTCAGCTTTTTTAAGAAGTAATTTACTCAGAATTAAAAAAAGGTTAGATCATGCCGAGCATGGTGGTGCCTTATTACTCGGAGTCAATGGTATTTGCGTGATCGGTCACGGTAGCAGTAAGTCCTTATCGGTAGTAAGCGCTCTTCGTTTGGCTCACTCGGCAGTGAATCATAATGTGATGGAAAATTTAAATCAACTTCAAAAGCTTCAAGTTTTAAATTCATAAAACATATTGCGACAAATTTATGTTTGACTTATATAAGTAACTAAAAAATTCTTTTGGAAGGAATAAAGTTTAACCAAATTGGAGTCTCATTTAAAGGGAGTGGCAGTTATGTACCCGATCAAATACTAACCAATCAAAAAATTAGTCAAAAGGTAGATACAAATGATGAATGGATAAAGTCTAGGACTGGCATTTCTGAGAGAAGAATTTCTAGCTCTGAAGATGGTGTGACTGAAATGGGTTATGAGGCTGCACTATCTGCGATTGAAATGGCTGATTGGGATATTAAAACTATTGATTTGATTGTTTTAGCTACTTCTACTCCAAATGATTTGTTTGGTTCGGCGCCCTCTATTCAAGCCAAGTTAGGAGCCCATAATGCTGTAGCTTTTGATTTAACTGCAGCATGTAGTGGTTTTTTATTCGCCTTAATAACAGCCTCACAATTTTTAAAAGGGGGTAGTTTTAGAAGGGCTATAGTTATAGGAGCAGATCAACTATCAAGTTTTGTTGATTGGAATGATAGAAGAAGTTGCATTTTATTTGGAGATGGTGCAGGTGCATTAGCAATTGAAGCCACCAATGAATTTGATAGTTTTATTGGTTTTGACATGAGAACTGATGGGGAAAGGGGTTCTTTTCTTAATCTTCCATCAAAAAATAATATGGATTCAATAATTGATAACGTTAATTTTTTAAGTGGAGGTTTTTCGCCAATTCAAATGAATGGTCAGGAAGTTTATAAATTTGCAGTTAGAGAAGTTCCAATCATTCTTGAAAAGTTGTTTAGAAAAATGAAATATAGTTCTGATGAAGTTGATTGGCTTGTATTGCATCAAGCTAATAAAAGAATTTTGGATTCTGTAGGAGATAGGTTAAAAATTCCTAAAGAAAAAATTCTTAGCAATTTAGAAAAATATGGTAATACTTCAGCAGCAACAATTCCGCTAATGATGGATGAGGCTATTAGAAACAATAGAATTAAACAAAATGATATTATTGCTACAAGTGGTTTTGGTGCTGGCCTAAGTTGGGGTGCAGCCCTCATTAAATGGGTTTAAAAACTAAATAGGAAAATTATGACAGTTGCATGGGTATTCCCTGGACAGGGTTCGCAAAAAATAGGTATGGCAAAACAAGTTCAAAATTTGTCAAATACAGAGGAGAGGTTTAGTTATGCTTCTGAGATATTTGAGCGGAATTTATTTGAAATTTGTGAGTTAAATTCTGAACCATCTAATTCTCTTTATGATTTAAATAACACAAGAAATACACAAATTTGTCTTTTTTTAATCGAATCAATTTTATTAGATGCCCTAAAAGATAAAGGTATGAAACCAAATTATGTTGCTGGGCATAGTCTAGGAGAAATTACTGCTCTGTACTGCGCAGAAGTTTTTTCATTCGAAGATTGTGTATCTCTAATAAAAGTGAGATCTGAATTAATGGTAAGTGCTGGGAAAGGATCTATGGCAGCAGTAATTGGTTTTGACAGAAATCAACTTGAGTTATTAGTAAAAAAAATTGACGATATTGTAATTGCTAATGATAATAGCTCGTCCCAAGTTGTCTTGTCCGGCTCTAATGAAGCATTAGATAATTTATCGAAAGAAATTACTTGTAAAAGATTCTTAAAATTAAATGTTTCAGGTGCTTTTCATTCACCATTAATGAAGGAGCCTTCAATAAAATTTTCTGAATATTTAAAACAGATTAAATTTCAAAATCCTTTATTTCCCGTCATAAGTAATTATGATCCTACACTTTGCAGCGATCCAAATGAGCTAAAAATTAGATTGGAAAATCAAATGTGTAATGGAGTGAGATGGCGAGAAACTATGGATTTAATGGCAAAAGATAGTAATCTGCATATTGTTGAAATTGGCCCGTCAAATGTACTTAGCGGTTTAGGAAAAAGACATCTGAAGGATATAAAAATTTCTCAAGTTTCATCTTCAGATAAATTAACTTATTAATTCTTATGAAAAACTATATTTTTCAAAAATTAATATATCAATTAGTCAGCAAACTTTTTGTATTTCCTATTTACAAATTTGTATTTAAAGGCCATTTAATAGGTAGAGAAAATATACCTCAAAAAGATTCTTTTATAATGGTTTCTAATCATGGTTCTTTACTCGACCCTCCTTTGTTAGGTCACGCTCTTGAACGAAATATATCTTTTATGGCAAAGGCAGAGCTTTTCAAAATACCTGTTCTTGGCTTTATTATAAAGGCTTGTGGAGCATATCCTGTGAAGAGGGGAATTGCTGATAAAAATACTATTAAAATAGCATGTGAAAAATTAATAAATAACAACTCTATTGGAATTTTTATTGATGGAACTCGTCAAAAAAATGGGCGAGTTAATAGACCAAAACAAGGCGCTGCATTATTAGCTTTTAAAAATCAAAAATTACTATTACCCGTTGCAATAGTTAATTCAAATAAACTAATAAAATTTAAATTCTGTATACCTTTTTTTTCAAAAATAATTATCAAAGTGGGCAAACCTATAAAACCTCCACAAAGCTCATCAAAAGATCATCTGAATATCGTAACAATGAACCTTCAAGATAATATTAATAATTTGATTGGATAAATAATCAGTTAAATGGAGAAATAGGGTAAAGGGGCAGAACTCTTTGCCATGAATTTTCAATATCATCTAATAAATTTTTATTTGATAAATCTAATAATTCTGTTAAATCTTTTTTATCGTCATAATGTGCCTCAAAAAAAAGTTCTTTAGAATCTAATTCTTTAATAACTTTTGGTGAAACTATTTCTCGAATTCCTAGACCTTCATTCCTTTGCTGGTTATTGCAAATCTCATATTTACCTGCAATAAATCCCCTTCGTTTTAATTTTTTGTAAATCCAGTATGATTTTTGGTTTGTAAAAATATTATTTTTCAATGCAATTCTTTTTGCCATTATTTCAAATGAACTAAAACTGTCTAAATGACAATTTATTTGTTGTGAGATAGTTCTTGCTAAAACGACAATAAGTCTAGAAGCATTAAAATTTGCTGGCCCTATGCTGACAGATATCTTATTAACGTTTTGTAGATTTTCTTTAGAAATAAAATTGTTAAAATCATTAATTAAGTTATTACATAAGTCATTATCAAATTTTTTTAGAAATAATTCATCAGATTTATGGTTTTTGTTTTTTCTATATCCAAAGCCAAATGAATTATCTGTGCTAAGGATCACTAATGCAGGGTAATTTCCTCTTTGTTTGAAACTATTTGTCATTTATTACCTTCAAACAGGCAATTCCATATCTGGATTACATTTAGACCATTTACCAAATTCATTTACAAAACTTTCACAAGACTGAACATCCCAATCAGTTTTGTAATCACCATTATTTACTTTAACTATAGAGACATGAATGTATGGTCTTTTTGGTTTAAAATCAGGTACATCACAAATATTATCAACATCATGATTATTCTCAACATCATGATAAGTGATACATCTATCAACCCATTTACAGTTGATGCAAATGCACATAATTAATAAATAAAATGAAAAGAAATATTCTCATTGATCATACACTAATAATCGATGAATTAGAAACAAGAATAAAATTTCATAATTGGAATTTTATTTTACCTTTTTTACCTAAAGGATCATATTTGGTTGGGGGATACATAAGGGACATTATTTTGGGGAGGGTAAGTAAGGAGGTAGATGTTGATATTGTGGTGCCTTCAAATGCAATTGAAATTGGGAAAAATATTGCGAATAACATTAATTCCAAATTTATAATTTTAGATAAAAAAAGAGAAGTTGTAAGAATTATTCTTCATCAAATTAATATTGATATAGCTAATCAGGTTTCACCCACGATCGAGGGAGATTTGAGTGCTAGAGATTTTTCAATTAACTCAATTGCTTTTTTCTTGGATAAGAAGTGTTTGTATGATCCCTTAAATGGCCTTAAAGATTTAGAGCTTTCTATGCTTAGAATGCATTCAGAAATAAATTTACTGCATGATCCTTTAAGAATATTAAGATGTTTTCGATTCGTTTCAGAATTGAATTTTGAAATTGATCTAAATTTAATTACATTTATAAAAAAAAATAAAGGAAAACTATATCTTGTTGCTAAAGAGAGGATTAACTATGAAATCCAAAAAATAGTAAATGGGTCAAATGCTCTTCATGCGGTAAGTTTGGTAAAACAATTGAATATACTAGGCTCTGAGAATTCATATAAAGATTCTTTTTTTTTGGATTTAAAGAAAATTAATTATGCAGAACTTAATCAAAAAGAAAAAGAGAAATTTTTACCGTTGTTTTTTATTAACCAACTTTTGGATGTTGTATCTCTAGAGAAACTTAAATTTAGTAAAGATGAAATTGCAAAAACAAAGTTATTGAGAAAATGGCATTTTTTTTTGAAGACCAAAAATATCGCTGAGTTAAGTGAATTTGATAGATTTAAATTACATCAAGAGTTAGAAATGTTTCTTCCATTATTTATTTTTTATTTACCTCAAAATTTGCATTCCGATTGGCTAAAAAGGTGGCGTGACAAGGAAGACAAATTATTTCATCCCTCAAATCTTCTTAACGGTAATGTAATTAAAAAAAATTTAAAAATAAAGGATGGGCCTATCTTGGGAGAGCTTTTACAGTATCTTTCAAAGGAGTTTGCATTTAATAGATTGCATAATTTTGATGAAGCTATTTATAAAGCAAAGCAATGGATTGAACAAAATGCGCCAAAATGTGATTAAATACACATAGCTTAGTTTTGTTTAGAAGTTCAGACTTCAAAATCATTTTTAAAAATTTATGAGTATTCGCATTTACATTGGCAACTTACCACAAGGATTTAATCCAAAAGAATTTGATAAGCTTTTAAAATCTATTTCTGATTCGGTTAGATTTAAAGCAGTTTTAGATAAGGAAACTAAAGAATGTAGAGGGTTTGGTTTCGCGACAACAAATAGTGAAGAGAATGCTAATCTACTGATTCAAAAATTAAATGGTTTTGAATTTAATGGTTCTAAGTTAAGAGTAGAGTTATCAGAAAAGAAGGATTCTTCTTCAAACAAAAAAAATAGTGGAAACTTTAACAAAAATAAGAAGAGGAAAGATTTTAAGAAAATTGTCCATAGCGATGCCCCTAATCTCGAAGCACCTGATCCAAGATGGGCTGGGGAACTATCGAAACTAAAAGATTTGTTAGCTAATCAGAAAACACCTGCTTAGTTATTTAATTCGGGAAATTAAAAAAGATATTGGTAACTCAAAAGCTTTAACTGAATTTTTTACAAAGGCTCTATTGTTAAACACATCATAGTCTAATCTTTCAATTGAATCTAATATGCCTCTATAAAGACGTAAAGATGTCCAAACAGGCCATCTAGCGTCAGAAGATAGCCATTTGATCCCATCTTCAGACTTTTGGAACCAATCTCGAGCCCTACTTAATTGAAACTTCATCAGTTCTTTCCATTGATTATTTATTTCGCCTTTTAAAAGCTTTTCTTCAGAATAATTAAATTTTTCAATATCTTCTTGTGGGAGGTAAATTCTACCCCTTCCTCTGTCTTCCCCTACATCTCTCAAAATGTTGGTTAATTGATTGGCTATTCCTAAAGCTATAGCTGCTTCTGAGGGGTCTGGCTTGGCACTCCATGGTGCGGATGTATAAGCGCTATCAATGCCCATTACATTCTGAGTCATTAAACCAACAGTACCTGCGACTCTATAACAATAGAGTTGTAATTCATCAAAATCCTTATATCTGAATTTATTAAGATCCATCCTCTGACCTTCTATCATGTCTAGATAAGGTTGAATACTTTGTGGATATTTTTCGATGGTATCTAGTAGAACTGAATCAAGTTCAGATTTAATATTTCCTTTAAAAATATTTTTTGTGTTTTCTTCCCACGCATCTAAATTATCTGAAAGCTCATCTTGCGATTTAGTTGAAGCTTCTAAGCTATCCATAATTTCATCTGTTCTTCTACACCAAACATAAATAGCCCAAATGGCTTTTCTTTTTTCTACAGGTAGTAGAAGAGTTCCCAAGTAAAAGGTTTTAGCCCATTTTTGGGTTTCTTTTCGGCATATCTCGTATGCTTGATCTAGTTGAGAAAATGAATTTTTCAAAAAGTTTTTAGATGAATTTTTAAATTACTGGAATGTAAATCTCATTAAGAAACAGTTTGAGGAGTTTTGGAATGCTCCTTATTAATTGATTCCGCGCATAATTTACCACTTAAAACAGCACCTTCCATAGATGCTAAATATTTTTGCATAGTATAATCACCTGCTAAAAAGAAGTTTTTTATAGGGGATTTTTGACTAGGTCTGAACTCTTGGCATCCAGGGACTGCCTTATAAACAGATCTTGGAGTTTTGACTACTCTATATTTTCGTAAGTTTGTTTTATTGTCTCCCATAAAATGCGTTGGGAATAATTTTTTGAGTTCCTCCATAGTTGCATCAACAATATCCTGATCACTCCTATTTATCCAATCTTTTGCTGGTGCAAAAACCAATTCAAGCATTGATCTATTTGGATCTTCATATTCCTTGCAGGTGATACTCATATCTGCATAAACACTGAGGAGAGGTGATCGGCTGAATAATAAATGATCAATATCTGTTAATTTTTTGTCAAACCATAAATGGATATTAATGACTGGAACACCATTTAAACCATCTAATTTAGAAAATGCATCTAATCCTTTCCATTGTTTAGGGATCATTAATTTGAAGAGATCTACTGGCATTGCACTAACATAAGCATCAGCCGTTAGCTCTTTCTTTTCGTTTTTTTCTAAAGAGGCAATAGTAAAACTTTTAACAGTGCTGTCCTCATTAAGGTTAATTTGCCTTAATGGACTATTCATGTGAACTTCGCCACCACGAGCAGTAATATAATCAACCATTGGCTGGCATAGTCTTTCTGGAGGAGCTCCGTCAAGGAATGCCATTTTAGAACCATTTTTTTCTTGTAGAAATCTGTTTAATGCTGTTAATAAAACTGTAGATGATATTTCATCCGGTCCAATAAAATTAAGAGCCTTACTCATCGCTATAAAAACTTCATCATTAACTCTTTCGGGGATATTGTGTTCTTTTAGCCAATCTGTCCATGATTTTGTATCACATTTATCTAGGTACTTTTGGCCTCTCAACATTGCAGGCACTAAACCTAATCCAAACAAAATCTTTTCATTCCATGAAAGCATATCATTATTGCTTAGTATCGCTGATACACCATTAATAGGAGCAGGTATATCGGGAAAGTCGAATCTACTGTAAGTTCCAGGCTCTGATGGCTGATTAAAAATCATTGAATGACTTTTCCATTGGAGTCTGTCTTCAATATCTAGTTCCTTAAAAAGTTGCAACATATTTGGGTAAGCTCCAAAAAAGATGTGTAATCCAGTTTCATACCAATCTCCATCTTCGTCTTTCCATGCAGCAACTTTCCCACCTAAAACATCTCTGGCTTCAAGTACAATCGGGATGTGCCCATTATCGACTAAATATTTTGCACAAGATAGACCTGCTAAACCAGCACCAGCAATTACAACACGCATTATAAAATCAAGAAATAAATTAACACTTACTAATAAGCTACATTAAAGTTAGAACATAATAGTTTTTTTCGTTGATTATTTCGTAAAATTATGGAAAAAATGCTTTTAAAATCGACTACTAGGCATGTAAGAATTTTCACTGCCGAAGTGGTAAATGAAGAATTAAAGTTTCATCCCAATAAACTAACTCTTGATTTAGATCCCGATAACGAATTTATTTGGAACGAAGATTCTCTAAATAAAATAAATGAAAAATTCAATGAATTAATAAAAGAGAGAGCAGGAAGGGATTTAGATGATTATGAACTTCGAAAAATAGGATCAGAAATTGAAGGTTTAATTAAATTGCTGCTACAAAACGGTCAGCTTAGCTATAACCCTGAATGTAGAGTAATGAATTATTCAATGGGTTTACCAAAGACCAATGAAGTACTGTGAATAGACCACCATCAAATAGAAGGCCAAGAAGAGGCTCAAATAGAAGTTATTATCCTCCAAATCCAAGGGATATGGATCCATATGGTCAAAGAAGCAATAGATTGCCTGCTTCTTCTGAACAAAAGATCAACTTTAGTACAGGAACCATTGCCGTACTTGCTGGAGTATTAATTTTAGGAGTTGGTATCGGGAGCGCTATTACCAGTACAACCGATGGCGGGCAGGGAAATATAGCAAGTCAACAACAATTAGATATGGCTGTTCCAGACCCTGAATTTTGCAGACAATGGGGAGCTAGTGCTTTTGTAATTGATGTTGAAATGTATACGACACTTAATCCATCTACTAGTTTTGTAACGCAACCAGCTCTTCAGCCAGGGTGTGTGATTAGAAGAGAGAATTGGACAGTACTACAAAAACAGGGCGCAATTAGTAATGAAGATGTAAGAGAATGTAAGCAAAGGATGAATACTTTTGCTTATATTGGATCTATAAGAGATAAGCCAATAGTTAAGTGCGTTTATCAGACTGATGTAAATGAAAATAAATTTATAATAAAAGGAGATGGACAAGCCGAAGACGGCGGGGTAGGTATTAACAAAGAAGCAATTCAGTTTTGATCAAAATTATATATGTCTCAAAGGACTTTCTAAGCTAGCAAATTGTGGAAGAATGTTTTTCTTAAATACTTCTGATGCTCTTGATGAATATCTTGACGGATTAGTAATTAATTTAAGTTCTCTTTTAACCTCTAAGTCTGCAATGAATGCTTTGTGGATTGTTCCAGCCGATAATTCTCTTTCAATAGAAACAACAGGCAAAAAGGAAGCTCCTAAACCTGATTGAACCGCATTCTTGATTGCTTCAAGAGAGTTAAGTTCCATCTCAATTTTTAATCTTTGAATATCAAGCCCAGAATCTTGGAGAAGTTTGTCAACAACTTTTCTTGTTGTAGATTGTGAGTCTAATGTTACAAAATTTAATTTGTATAAGTCTTCTTTTAGAAGCTCTTTCTTGGTCGAAAGTGGATGTTTGGATGGTAAAACTAATGCCAATTCATCAGTGGCATATGGAATTACTTGTAGTAAATTTTCCAAATCTCCAGGTAATTGTCCGCCAATAATGGCTAAGTCAATTTGTCCATTGGCGACACTCCAACCAGTTCTTCTCGTACTATGAACTTGAAGTTGAACGGATACATCAGGGTATTTTTGTCTGAATAGTCCTATCATTCTCGGCATTAAATAGGTACCTGTTGTTTGGCTCGCTCCAATAACAAGAGTTCCACCTTTTAAGCTATTTAAATCTTCAATAGCTTTGCAAGCTTCGTCGCATTGATTCAAAATCCGTTCACAATATTCAAGTAATAGCCTCCCTGCTTCAGTCAATAGAGCCTTCCTACCACCTCTATCGAAAATTGTGATTTCAAGTTGTTTTTCTAAATTTTGTATTTGTAAACTCACGGCAGGTTGGGTTACATATAAGAGATCTGCAGCTTTTTTAAAACTTCCTTGAGCTGCTATAGCTTTTAATATTCTTAATTGGTCGAGTGTAAAAGGTAATTCTGGCATCTATTATGCCTACAATTTCTTATAATTCTAATGCTTCGGAGCATTCTTGTTAAGAACAAAAATTATTTGAACATTTTAAATATATGGAGACTCATAAAACTTCCCTAATCATCTTACTTTTGATTTTGATTTTTGCGGTAATTCATAGTGGGGGAGCTGCTTTGAGAATCAAAGCAGAATCTATTATTGGTCCGAGATTATGGCGGTTATGTTTTGTTTTTTTAAGTTTGCCATCTGCAATTATCTTGATCAGTTATTTTTTGGCTCATAGATATGACGGAATCAGATTATGGAATTTACAGGGCAATAATTTTGTTTTTATGGTCGTTTGGTTCTTAACTGCAATAAGTTTTTTATTTTTGTATCCCGCTACTTACAATTTGCTAGAAATTCCTTCGGTTTTAAAACCTAAAGTACGAATCTATGGAACTGGGATAATGCGAATTACAAGACATCCTCAAGCATTTGGTCAGATAATTTGGTGTTTTGCTCATACTTTATGGATTGGTACATCATTCACATTAGTAACTTCTATTGGCTTAGTTTTGCATCATCTTTTTGCAATCTGGCATGGTGACAAGAGATTAGCAAATAGATTTGGAGAAGAATTTGAAAATTTTAAAAAAAATACATCCATAATCCCCTTCATGGCAATACTTGAGGGGAGGCAAGAATTTAAGATTAAAGAATTTTTTAGGTTATCTCAATTAGGCATATTAATTGCAATAGGCGTACTTTGGTGGTCTCATCAATATATAAATATTGCTGTTAAAACATTTAATTCATCATTTTTGTCTGAATTTTTCAATTGACAGTTTAAAATCTTAAATATAAGTTTTTTAAAAAATGCCTCAAGCTTCAGAAATTGCCTGGTTAATTCCTGTTTTCCCACTGATTGGAGCAGTTCTTTCTGGTTTAGGCCTAATAAGTATTAACAAGAAAATTAATAATTCTAGAGAAATTGTTTCTGTAGGTCTTATCTCTTTTGTTGGCATTTCTGCAGTAATTAGTTACAAAGCTCTGATTGAACAAGTTAATGGTTATCAATCTGTAGAAAAATTATTTGTATGGGCTAGTGCTGGGGATTTTACAATCCCGATGGGTTTTGTCCTTGATCCTTTGGGGAGTGTAATGCTTGCTCTTGTAACGACTATAACGTTGCTCGTGATGATTTACTCTCATGGTTATATGGCGCATGACAAAGGTTATGTCAGATTTTTTACATATTTAGCATTATTTAGTAGTTCAATGATGGGATTAATAGTTAGTCCGAATTTATTAGAAATTTATGTTTTTTGGGAATTAGTTGGAATGTGTTCTTATTTGTTGGTTGGTTTTTGGTATGACAGGGATGGCGCTGCCCACGCTGCACAAAAAGCATTTGTTGTTAATAGAGTGGGAGATTTTGGATTATTACTAGGAATTCTTGGCCTATTTTGGGCAACAAATAGTTTTGATTTTAATGAAATAGCCACTGGAATTTCTCGATCAATATCTGATAATTCGATACCTATTTGGGCTGCTTTATTGCTTTGTTTTTTAGTTTTTTTAGGGCCAATGGCAAAATCTGCTCAGTTTCCTCTTCATGTGTGGTTGCCTGATGCGATGGAAGGCCCGACACCTATTTCTGCACTTATCCATGCTGCAACAATGGTTGCTGCAGGCATTTTTCTTGTAGCAAGACTTCAACCTTTGTATTCAATATTCCCCTCTATTCAGTTCATTATTGCTTTAGTTGGTACCATCACTTGTTTTTTAGGAGCATCTATAGCTTTGACCCAAATGGATTTAAAAAAAGGTTTAGCTTATAGCACAGTCTCTCAGCTTGGTTATATGATGCTTGCAATGGGTTGTGGAGCACCAGTTGCAGGAATTTTTCATTTAGTGACTCATGCTTGCTTTAAAGCAATGCTCTTTTTGGGATCTGGTTCAGTAATACATGCCATGGAAGAAGTAGTTGGCCATCAGCCTGTTTTAGCTCAAGATATGAGATTAATGGGCGGTTTAAGAAAAAAAATGCCATATACATCAACAACATTTTTAATAGGTTGCGTAGCAATTAGTGGTATTCCCCCATTGGCAGGTTTTTGGAGTAAAGACGAAATCCTCGGAAATGCTTTCATATCATTTCCAGCTTTTTGGTTTATAGGACTTATAACAGCTGGTATGACTGCTTTCTATATGTTTAGGCTTTATTTCTTGACATTTGAAGGAGATTTCAGAGGGGAGAATAAAGAATTGCAAAAAGAGCTTCTAACGGCCTCTAAAATAAATCAAGATGAAGAAAATGAAGAACAGCATGAAGAACAAGGCACTATTCATGAGTCACCCTGGTCAATGACATTTCCCTTGGTATTTCTAGCTGTACCGTCTCTAATTATAGGTTTTATGGGACTTCCATGGGATAGCAAAATTGCCAATTTACTAGATCCTGAAGAAGCAGAGACTGCTGCAAAAGCTTTCGAATTAAAAGAATTTTTGCCTTTAGCGATAGCTTCAGTTCTTATTGCATCAGCTGGAATCATTATTGCTTATCAGGCATATTTTGTGAAAAAAATTAATTTATCAGTTTTATTTGCCGAAAAGTTTCCTAGTATCAACAGGTTTTTATCCAATAAATGGTATCTAGATGATATTAATGAAAAACTTTTTGTTAAGGGTAGTAGAAAACTCGCTAAAGAAGTCTTAGAGGTTGATTCTAAGGTTGTTGATGGCGTCGTAAATCTTACTGGACTCGTAACTTTAGGTAGTGGAGAAGGTTTAAAATATTTTGAGACTGGTAGGGCTCAATTTTATGCGCTTATTGTTTTTGGAGGAGTAATTCTACTAGTTGCTATATTTGGTATTCAATCTCCACAAGTATCTTAATTACAATTGTGTGTCTTCACTGTCCATTGGGGTGAAAAAATACAGAAAATTTCTAGACTTTATTTAAGATAAATTTCTTTTTAAATTGAGTACTTATTTTTATACCCATTTTGCGACACAAATGTTGGGAACTTTGGGAGCTGGATTGTCAAATTTTCCTTGGTTATCTGCTTCAATTTTATTCCCAATTGGTAGTGCATTTGTGATACCTTTTTTCCCAGATAAAGGCGATGGCAAAGAGGTGAGGTGGTTTGCATTGTCTATTGCATTAATAACTTTTTTAATAACTGTAGGTTCATATATAAATGGCTTTGATATTAATAATGAAAATGT
The Prochlorococcus marinus XMU1405 genome window above contains:
- a CDS encoding phytoene synthase, which translates into the protein MKNSFSQLDQAYEICRKETQKWAKTFYLGTLLLPVEKRKAIWAIYVWCRRTDEIMDSLEASTKSQDELSDNLDAWEENTKNIFKGNIKSELDSVLLDTIEKYPQSIQPYLDMIEGQRMDLNKFRYKDFDELQLYCYRVAGTVGLMTQNVMGIDSAYTSAPWSAKPDPSEAAIALGIANQLTNILRDVGEDRGRGRIYLPQEDIEKFNYSEEKLLKGEINNQWKELMKFQLSRARDWFQKSEDGIKWLSSDARWPVWTSLRLYRGILDSIERLDYDVFNNRAFVKNSVKAFELPISFLISRIK
- a CDS encoding Ycf34 family protein; this translates as MCICINCKWVDRCITYHDVENNHDVDNICDVPDFKPKRPYIHVSIVKVNNGDYKTDWDVQSCESFVNEFGKWSKCNPDMELPV
- a CDS encoding CCA tRNA nucleotidyltransferase; the encoded protein is MKRNILIDHTLIIDELETRIKFHNWNFILPFLPKGSYLVGGYIRDIILGRVSKEVDVDIVVPSNAIEIGKNIANNINSKFIILDKKREVVRIILHQINIDIANQVSPTIEGDLSARDFSINSIAFFLDKKCLYDPLNGLKDLELSMLRMHSEINLLHDPLRILRCFRFVSELNFEIDLNLITFIKKNKGKLYLVAKERINYEIQKIVNGSNALHAVSLVKQLNILGSENSYKDSFFLDLKKINYAELNQKEKEKFLPLFFINQLLDVVSLEKLKFSKDEIAKTKLLRKWHFFLKTKNIAELSEFDRFKLHQELEMFLPLFIFYLPQNLHSDWLKRWRDKEDKLFHPSNLLNGNVIKKNLKIKDGPILGELLQYLSKEFAFNRLHNFDEAIYKAKQWIEQNAPKCD
- a CDS encoding RNA recognition motif domain-containing protein — protein: MSIRIYIGNLPQGFNPKEFDKLLKSISDSVRFKAVLDKETKECRGFGFATTNSEENANLLIQKLNGFEFNGSKLRVELSEKKDSSSNKKNSGNFNKNKKRKDFKKIVHSDAPNLEAPDPRWAGELSKLKDLLANQKTPA
- a CDS encoding beta-ketoacyl-ACP synthase III codes for the protein MEGIKFNQIGVSFKGSGSYVPDQILTNQKISQKVDTNDEWIKSRTGISERRISSSEDGVTEMGYEAALSAIEMADWDIKTIDLIVLATSTPNDLFGSAPSIQAKLGAHNAVAFDLTAACSGFLFALITASQFLKGGSFRRAIVIGADQLSSFVDWNDRRSCILFGDGAGALAIEATNEFDSFIGFDMRTDGERGSFLNLPSKNNMDSIIDNVNFLSGGFSPIQMNGQEVYKFAVREVPIILEKLFRKMKYSSDEVDWLVLHQANKRILDSVGDRLKIPKEKILSNLEKYGNTSAATIPLMMDEAIRNNRIKQNDIIATSGFGAGLSWGAALIKWV
- the fabD gene encoding ACP S-malonyltransferase gives rise to the protein MTVAWVFPGQGSQKIGMAKQVQNLSNTEERFSYASEIFERNLFEICELNSEPSNSLYDLNNTRNTQICLFLIESILLDALKDKGMKPNYVAGHSLGEITALYCAEVFSFEDCVSLIKVRSELMVSAGKGSMAAVIGFDRNQLELLVKKIDDIVIANDNSSSQVVLSGSNEALDNLSKEITCKRFLKLNVSGAFHSPLMKEPSIKFSEYLKQIKFQNPLFPVISNYDPTLCSDPNELKIRLENQMCNGVRWRETMDLMAKDSNLHIVEIGPSNVLSGLGKRHLKDIKISQVSSSDKLTY
- a CDS encoding lysophospholipid acyltransferase family protein, encoding MKNYIFQKLIYQLVSKLFVFPIYKFVFKGHLIGRENIPQKDSFIMVSNHGSLLDPPLLGHALERNISFMAKAELFKIPVLGFIIKACGAYPVKRGIADKNTIKIACEKLINNNSIGIFIDGTRQKNGRVNRPKQGAALLAFKNQKLLLPVAIVNSNKLIKFKFCIPFFSKIIIKVGKPIKPPQSSSKDHLNIVTMNLQDNINNLIG
- a CDS encoding molecular chaperone; this encodes MTNSFKQRGNYPALVILSTDNSFGFGYRKNKNHKSDELFLKKFDNDLCNNLINDFNNFISKENLQNVNKISVSIGPANFNASRLIVVLARTISQQINCHLDSFSSFEIMAKRIALKNNIFTNQKSYWIYKKLKRRGFIAGKYEICNNQQRNEGLGIREIVSPKVIKELDSKELFFEAHYDDKKDLTELLDLSNKNLLDDIENSWQRVLPLYPISPFN